From a region of the Canis lupus dingo isolate Sandy chromosome 5, ASM325472v2, whole genome shotgun sequence genome:
- the NAE1 gene encoding NEDD8-activating enzyme E1 regulatory subunit isoform X3, protein MAQPGKLLKEQKYDRQLRFTIVVATQLPESTLLRLADVLWNSQIPLLICRTYGLVGYMRIIIKEHPVIESHPDNALEDLRLDKPFPELREHFQSYDLDRMEKKDHSHTPWIVIIAKYLAQWYSETNGRIPKTYKEKEDFRDLIRQGILKNENGAPEDEENFEEAIKNVNTALNTTQIPSSIEDIFNDDHCINITKQTPSFWILARALKEFVAKEGQGNLPVRGTIPDMIADSSKYIKLQNVYREKAKKDAAAVGNHVAKLLQSIGQAPESISEKELKLLCTNSAFLRVVRCRSLAEEYGLNTINKDEIISSMDNPDNEIVLYLMLRAVDRFHKQHGRYPGVSNYQVEEDIGKLKSCLTGFLQEYGLSVMVKDDYVHEFCRYGAAEPHTIAAFLGGAAAQEVIKIITKQFVIFNNTYIYSGMSQTSATFQL, encoded by the exons ATGGCGCAACCGGGGAAGCTGCTCAAGGAGCAGAAGTACGACCGGCAGCTGAG GTTTACCATTGTGGTTGCAACTCAGCTTCCTGAAAg TACATTACTACGTTTAGCAGATGTCCTCTGGAATTCACAAATACCTCTTCTGATCTGTAGGACATATGGACTAGTTGGTTATATGAGGATCATTATAAAAGAACATCCAG TAATAGAATCTCATCCAGATAATGCATTAGAGGATCTACGACTGGATAAACCATTTCCTGAACTGAGAGAACATTTTCAGTCTTATGATTTGGATCGTATGGAAAAAAAG gatCATAGCCATACTCCATGGATTGTGATCATAGCCAAATATTTAGCACAGTGGTATAGTGAG ACAAATGGACGAATACCTAAAACGTATAAGGAAAAAGAAGACTTCAGAGATTTGATTAGACAAG gaattctaaagaatgaaaatggggCTCCGGAAGATGAAGAGAATTTTGAGGAAGCTATTAAAAATGTGAACACAGCCCTAAATACAACTCAG ATCCCAAGCAGTATTGAAGATATATTTAATGATGATCACTGCATAAATATCACCAAACAG ACTCCATCATTTTGGATTTTAGCTCGTGCCTTAAAGGAATTTGTGGCCAAAGAGGGTCAAGGAAATTTACCTGTTCGAGGCACAATTCCTGATATGATCGCAGATTCAAGCAAATATATAAAGCTGCAAAATGT TTACcgtgaaaaagcaaagaaagatgcTGCTGCTGTGGGTAATCATGTTGCCAAATTGTTGCAGTCTATTGGCCAG GCACCAGAGTCcatttcagagaaagaattaaaattactCT GCACCAATTCTGCATTTCTTCGAGTGGTAAGATGTCGATCCTTAGCTGAAGAATATGGCTTGAATACAATTAACAAGGATGAAATAA tttccaGCATGGACAATCCAGATAATGAAAtagtattatatttaatgttaCGGGCTGTTGATAGATTTCATAAACAACATGGTAGATATCCAG gAGTATCTAACTACCAAGTTGAAGAAGATATAGGAAAGCTGAAGTCTTGTCTCACTGGCTTCCTTCAGGAATATGGATTATCTGTAATGGTGAAAGATGATTATGTCCATGAATT TTGCCGATATGGAGCTGCTGAGCCACACACCATTGCTGCATTCTTAGGGG GAGCTGCTGCTCAGGAGGTTATCAAAATAATCACCAaacaatttgtaatttttaataatacttaCATTTATAGTGGCATGTCACAAACTTCAGCAACTTTCCAGTTATAG
- the NAE1 gene encoding NEDD8-activating enzyme E1 regulatory subunit isoform X2, with product MEFLQELNNDVSGNFVEESPENLLDNDPSFFCRFTIVVATQLPESTLLRLADVLWNSQIPLLICRTYGLVGYMRIIIKEHPVIESHPDNALEDLRLDKPFPELREHFQSYDLDRMEKKDHSHTPWIVIIAKYLAQWYSETNGRIPKTYKEKEDFRDLIRQGILKNENGAPEDEENFEEAIKNVNTALNTTQIPSSIEDIFNDDHCINITKQTPSFWILARALKEFVAKEGQGNLPVRGTIPDMIADSSKYIKLQNVYREKAKKDAAAVGNHVAKLLQSIGQAPESISEKELKLLCTNSAFLRVVRCRSLAEEYGLNTINKDEIISSMDNPDNEIVLYLMLRAVDRFHKQHGRYPGVSNYQVEEDIGKLKSCLTGFLQEYGLSVMVKDDYVHEFCRYGAAEPHTIAAFLGGAAAQEVIKIITKQFVIFNNTYIYSGMSQTSATFQL from the exons ATGGAATTCTTACAAGAATTAAATAACGATGTCTCTGGGAATTTTGTGGAagag AGTCCAGAAAACCTTCTAGACAATGATCCTTCATTTTTCTGTAGGTTTACCATTGTGGTTGCAACTCAGCTTCCTGAAAg TACATTACTACGTTTAGCAGATGTCCTCTGGAATTCACAAATACCTCTTCTGATCTGTAGGACATATGGACTAGTTGGTTATATGAGGATCATTATAAAAGAACATCCAG TAATAGAATCTCATCCAGATAATGCATTAGAGGATCTACGACTGGATAAACCATTTCCTGAACTGAGAGAACATTTTCAGTCTTATGATTTGGATCGTATGGAAAAAAAG gatCATAGCCATACTCCATGGATTGTGATCATAGCCAAATATTTAGCACAGTGGTATAGTGAG ACAAATGGACGAATACCTAAAACGTATAAGGAAAAAGAAGACTTCAGAGATTTGATTAGACAAG gaattctaaagaatgaaaatggggCTCCGGAAGATGAAGAGAATTTTGAGGAAGCTATTAAAAATGTGAACACAGCCCTAAATACAACTCAG ATCCCAAGCAGTATTGAAGATATATTTAATGATGATCACTGCATAAATATCACCAAACAG ACTCCATCATTTTGGATTTTAGCTCGTGCCTTAAAGGAATTTGTGGCCAAAGAGGGTCAAGGAAATTTACCTGTTCGAGGCACAATTCCTGATATGATCGCAGATTCAAGCAAATATATAAAGCTGCAAAATGT TTACcgtgaaaaagcaaagaaagatgcTGCTGCTGTGGGTAATCATGTTGCCAAATTGTTGCAGTCTATTGGCCAG GCACCAGAGTCcatttcagagaaagaattaaaattactCT GCACCAATTCTGCATTTCTTCGAGTGGTAAGATGTCGATCCTTAGCTGAAGAATATGGCTTGAATACAATTAACAAGGATGAAATAA tttccaGCATGGACAATCCAGATAATGAAAtagtattatatttaatgttaCGGGCTGTTGATAGATTTCATAAACAACATGGTAGATATCCAG gAGTATCTAACTACCAAGTTGAAGAAGATATAGGAAAGCTGAAGTCTTGTCTCACTGGCTTCCTTCAGGAATATGGATTATCTGTAATGGTGAAAGATGATTATGTCCATGAATT TTGCCGATATGGAGCTGCTGAGCCACACACCATTGCTGCATTCTTAGGGG GAGCTGCTGCTCAGGAGGTTATCAAAATAATCACCAaacaatttgtaatttttaataatacttaCATTTATAGTGGCATGTCACAAACTTCAGCAACTTTCCAGTTATAG
- the NAE1 gene encoding NEDD8-activating enzyme E1 regulatory subunit isoform X1 gives MAQPGKLLKEQKYDRQLRLWGDHGQEALESAHVCLINATATGTEILKNLVLPGIGSFTIIDGNQVSGEDAGNNFFLQRSSIGKNRAQAAMEFLQELNNDVSGNFVEESPENLLDNDPSFFCRFTIVVATQLPESTLLRLADVLWNSQIPLLICRTYGLVGYMRIIIKEHPVIESHPDNALEDLRLDKPFPELREHFQSYDLDRMEKKDHSHTPWIVIIAKYLAQWYSETNGRIPKTYKEKEDFRDLIRQGILKNENGAPEDEENFEEAIKNVNTALNTTQIPSSIEDIFNDDHCINITKQTPSFWILARALKEFVAKEGQGNLPVRGTIPDMIADSSKYIKLQNVYREKAKKDAAAVGNHVAKLLQSIGQAPESISEKELKLLCTNSAFLRVVRCRSLAEEYGLNTINKDEIISSMDNPDNEIVLYLMLRAVDRFHKQHGRYPGVSNYQVEEDIGKLKSCLTGFLQEYGLSVMVKDDYVHEFCRYGAAEPHTIAAFLGGAAAQEVIKIITKQFVIFNNTYIYSGMSQTSATFQL, from the exons ATGGCGCAACCGGGGAAGCTGCTCAAGGAGCAGAAGTACGACCGGCAGCTGAG GTTGTGGGGTGATCATGGGCAAGAGGCTTTAGAATCTGCTCATGTTTGCCTAATAAATGCAACAGCGACAGGAActgaaattcttaaaaacttaGTACTACCAG GTATTGGTTCATTTACAATTATTGATGGAAATCAGGTCAGCGGAGAAGATGCTGGAAATAA ttttttccttcaaagaagcAGCATCGGGAAG aaccgAGCTCAAGCTGCCATGGAATTCTTACAAGAATTAAATAACGATGTCTCTGGGAATTTTGTGGAagag AGTCCAGAAAACCTTCTAGACAATGATCCTTCATTTTTCTGTAGGTTTACCATTGTGGTTGCAACTCAGCTTCCTGAAAg TACATTACTACGTTTAGCAGATGTCCTCTGGAATTCACAAATACCTCTTCTGATCTGTAGGACATATGGACTAGTTGGTTATATGAGGATCATTATAAAAGAACATCCAG TAATAGAATCTCATCCAGATAATGCATTAGAGGATCTACGACTGGATAAACCATTTCCTGAACTGAGAGAACATTTTCAGTCTTATGATTTGGATCGTATGGAAAAAAAG gatCATAGCCATACTCCATGGATTGTGATCATAGCCAAATATTTAGCACAGTGGTATAGTGAG ACAAATGGACGAATACCTAAAACGTATAAGGAAAAAGAAGACTTCAGAGATTTGATTAGACAAG gaattctaaagaatgaaaatggggCTCCGGAAGATGAAGAGAATTTTGAGGAAGCTATTAAAAATGTGAACACAGCCCTAAATACAACTCAG ATCCCAAGCAGTATTGAAGATATATTTAATGATGATCACTGCATAAATATCACCAAACAG ACTCCATCATTTTGGATTTTAGCTCGTGCCTTAAAGGAATTTGTGGCCAAAGAGGGTCAAGGAAATTTACCTGTTCGAGGCACAATTCCTGATATGATCGCAGATTCAAGCAAATATATAAAGCTGCAAAATGT TTACcgtgaaaaagcaaagaaagatgcTGCTGCTGTGGGTAATCATGTTGCCAAATTGTTGCAGTCTATTGGCCAG GCACCAGAGTCcatttcagagaaagaattaaaattactCT GCACCAATTCTGCATTTCTTCGAGTGGTAAGATGTCGATCCTTAGCTGAAGAATATGGCTTGAATACAATTAACAAGGATGAAATAA tttccaGCATGGACAATCCAGATAATGAAAtagtattatatttaatgttaCGGGCTGTTGATAGATTTCATAAACAACATGGTAGATATCCAG gAGTATCTAACTACCAAGTTGAAGAAGATATAGGAAAGCTGAAGTCTTGTCTCACTGGCTTCCTTCAGGAATATGGATTATCTGTAATGGTGAAAGATGATTATGTCCATGAATT TTGCCGATATGGAGCTGCTGAGCCACACACCATTGCTGCATTCTTAGGGG GAGCTGCTGCTCAGGAGGTTATCAAAATAATCACCAaacaatttgtaatttttaataatacttaCATTTATAGTGGCATGTCACAAACTTCAGCAACTTTCCAGTTATAG